A region of Euryarchaeota archaeon DNA encodes the following proteins:
- a CDS encoding tRNA pseudouridine(54/55) synthase Pus10, with the protein MERELLAPKVIEAVSKLPASTLCDRCLGRRFGKVEHGLSNPERGRAIREDTSVPSGPSEPDCGNCEGVYLAVREFVDAGKRALAGLEFRNLLIGTRLSNAFADREAALDAITPEETREAATSEMNREIGKRLSIELGKDVEFKKPDVTVIIDTRFAHATAEISPIFVYARYRKLVRGIPQTRWPCSNCKGTGCLECAFTGRQYPTSVQDIVAGPFVRLSQATDNDFHGMGREDIDARCLGRGRPFILELRSPRVRSIDLAAAASEVNRSGSVEIEGLRFAARAEVAAVKESRAVKTYRAKVLFDSPPDGERFLKVVAALRGRAIAQRTPQRVTARRSDLVRSRTVLDMSVESLAGPEATVVIKGDAGLYIKELVSGDDGRTRPSLSELMDSQARVVELDVVDVEDQETVKTT; encoded by the coding sequence ATGGAACGCGAACTCCTCGCCCCGAAGGTCATCGAGGCCGTCTCGAAGCTCCCGGCATCGACGCTTTGCGATCGATGCCTCGGTCGGCGCTTCGGCAAGGTAGAGCACGGGCTCTCGAACCCCGAGCGCGGGCGGGCGATCCGGGAGGACACGAGCGTCCCCTCAGGCCCTTCGGAGCCGGATTGCGGGAATTGCGAGGGCGTCTACTTGGCCGTCAGGGAGTTCGTCGACGCCGGAAAGCGGGCGTTGGCCGGTCTTGAGTTCAGGAATCTCCTTATCGGGACCAGGCTTTCCAACGCGTTCGCGGATCGCGAGGCGGCCCTTGACGCGATCACCCCGGAGGAGACGCGGGAGGCAGCCACGTCGGAGATGAACCGTGAGATCGGAAAACGCCTCTCGATCGAGTTAGGCAAGGACGTCGAGTTCAAGAAGCCCGACGTCACCGTCATAATCGATACGCGCTTCGCCCATGCGACGGCAGAGATCTCGCCCATCTTCGTCTACGCAAGGTACCGGAAACTCGTGCGAGGCATCCCCCAGACAAGATGGCCATGTTCCAATTGCAAGGGTACCGGATGCCTCGAATGCGCCTTCACTGGTCGCCAATACCCTACGAGCGTCCAAGACATCGTGGCGGGCCCCTTCGTCCGACTTTCACAGGCGACGGACAACGATTTCCACGGGATGGGCCGCGAAGACATCGACGCGCGTTGCCTTGGGCGGGGACGACCGTTCATCCTCGAACTGCGGTCCCCGCGCGTGAGATCCATCGACCTCGCGGCCGCCGCCTCCGAGGTGAACCGCTCTGGTTCCGTTGAGATCGAGGGTCTCCGGTTCGCAGCGCGCGCCGAAGTGGCCGCCGTCAAGGAATCGCGGGCCGTGAAGACCTATCGGGCCAAGGTACTCTTCGACAGCCCCCCGGATGGCGAAAGGTTCTTAAAGGTGGTCGCGGCATTACGCGGGCGCGCCATCGCCCAGCGCACGCCACAACGGGTCACGGCCCGGCGAAGCGACCTCGTGAGGTCGAGAACCGTTCTCGACATGAGCGTGGAGTCCCTCGCAGGACCAGAGGCCACCGTGGTCATCAAGGGCGACGCCGGCCTGTACATCAAGGAACTCGTGAGCGGCGACGACGGCAGGACACGCCCATCGCTCTCGGAGCTGATGGATTCCCAAGCCCGCGTCGTCGAACTCGATGTCGTGGACGTCGAAGACCAGGAAACGGTCAAGACGACGTGA
- a CDS encoding DUF655 domain-containing protein: protein MEEYAYILDHLPQGRPDDPRRGRDALAYGLGEQNFALLEIVPKPNVVLVGGERVYVGKDQPEKREKIDHVRGRVRFEEMTHAAQSELRFAIEAMVTKNEERFIRFYNEAPPITTRLHVLELLPGLGKKLMWAVLNERKKGVFKGFKDMEERVKQLHQPAKLLAHRIELEITDPNQKYHLFVRPPEPRDAFGPQHGGRMH, encoded by the coding sequence TTGGAGGAGTACGCTTACATATTGGACCACTTGCCCCAAGGCAGGCCAGACGACCCACGTCGCGGCCGTGACGCCCTGGCGTACGGCCTCGGAGAGCAGAATTTCGCCCTTCTTGAGATAGTGCCAAAACCGAACGTCGTCCTCGTCGGGGGCGAGCGCGTCTACGTCGGCAAGGACCAACCCGAAAAAAGGGAGAAGATCGACCATGTCCGTGGCCGAGTCCGCTTCGAGGAGATGACCCATGCGGCGCAATCGGAGCTACGCTTCGCGATCGAGGCGATGGTGACGAAGAACGAGGAGCGTTTCATCCGCTTCTACAACGAGGCGCCTCCGATAACCACGAGGTTACACGTCCTGGAATTGCTCCCGGGCCTCGGCAAGAAACTGATGTGGGCCGTCTTGAACGAGCGCAAGAAGGGTGTTTTCAAGGGCTTCAAGGACATGGAGGAGCGCGTCAAGCAGCTCCACCAGCCCGCGAAGCTCCTGGCGCATAGGATCGAGTTGGAGATAACGGACCCCAACCAGAAGTACCATCTCTTCGTCCGGCCCCCCGAGCCCCGGGACGCCTTCGGGCCCCAACACGGCGGAAGGATGCACTAG
- a CDS encoding 50S ribosomal protein L21e, with translation MAERSKGPRSKTRHKFQKKLRERGRPPVTHSLRSFDDGDHVAIVVNPSVHKGQPHSRFHGQTAVVTGRRGTSFVLRVRMGGKYKTVVARPEHLQIHKASQVQKVQ, from the coding sequence ATGGCAGAGAGATCGAAAGGACCAAGGAGCAAGACCCGCCACAAGTTCCAGAAGAAGCTACGCGAGCGGGGACGGCCCCCCGTGACCCATTCGCTTCGAAGCTTCGACGATGGCGATCACGTCGCAATCGTCGTGAACCCCAGCGTCCACAAGGGACAGCCCCATTCCCGCTTCCACGGCCAGACGGCCGTCGTCACCGGCCGGCGCGGCACCTCGTTCGTATTGAGGGTCAGGATGGGCGGCAAGTACAAGACGGTGGTCGCCCGCCCCGAGCATCTTCAGATACACAAGGCGTCCCAAGTCCAGAAGGTGCAGTGA